Proteins co-encoded in one Terriglobales bacterium genomic window:
- a CDS encoding tetratricopeptide repeat protein: MASRPAALLLALLLAAPSWAQAQQGSEALARGQAALRADDYATAAREFEAARAALGDTQAIMRGLLLSYVQTRRLGEAIATGNAAVARFPQDADLQHWLGLAYFQSRDAAQAEAHLQEAARLRPANSDVRYDLGLVYSSQNRYPEAVRELQAAVKLAPRQPMARILLGRAYQNANQSVRAIAEFKTALRLDPKVPLGHYHLGFAYASLGQNQQAIAEYKKELAKSPEHPEVLYQLGHTLLETGAARSALPPLAKAAQVDPRNADAFYDLGKARVATKDYAGAVTALQQASALDPADPSPHFLMARAFERLGRPEEAKQERARFQELKQQVSEEGGMATGRVRR, from the coding sequence ATGGCTTCACGACCGGCCGCACTCTTGCTCGCACTCCTGCTCGCCGCGCCTTCCTGGGCGCAAGCCCAGCAGGGTTCGGAAGCGCTGGCGCGCGGGCAGGCGGCGCTGCGCGCCGACGATTATGCGACCGCGGCGCGCGAGTTCGAGGCCGCGCGCGCGGCGCTCGGCGATACCCAAGCGATCATGCGCGGACTGTTGCTCAGCTATGTCCAGACCAGGCGGCTGGGCGAAGCCATCGCGACTGGAAACGCCGCCGTCGCCAGGTTCCCGCAAGATGCCGACCTGCAGCACTGGCTGGGACTCGCGTACTTCCAGAGCCGCGACGCCGCGCAGGCCGAAGCGCACTTGCAGGAAGCCGCGCGGCTGCGGCCCGCGAACTCCGACGTCCGCTACGACCTGGGGCTGGTCTACTCCAGCCAGAACCGGTATCCGGAGGCGGTGAGGGAGCTGCAGGCCGCGGTGAAGCTGGCGCCGCGCCAGCCCATGGCGCGCATCCTGCTCGGCCGCGCCTACCAGAATGCCAACCAGAGCGTGCGCGCCATCGCGGAGTTCAAAACGGCGCTACGGCTCGATCCCAAGGTCCCGCTCGGGCACTACCACCTGGGATTCGCGTATGCCAGCCTGGGGCAGAACCAGCAGGCCATCGCGGAATATAAGAAGGAGCTGGCGAAGTCACCGGAGCACCCGGAGGTGCTCTACCAGCTGGGGCACACGCTGCTGGAAACGGGCGCGGCGCGCAGCGCGCTTCCGCCGCTGGCGAAAGCGGCGCAGGTGGACCCGCGGAATGCGGACGCATTCTACGACCTCGGCAAGGCGCGGGTGGCGACCAAAGACTATGCCGGCGCGGTGACCGCGCTGCAGCAGGCGAGCGCGCTCGATCCTGCCGACCCGAGCCCGCACTTCCTGATGGCGCGCGCTTTCGAGCGGCTGGGGAGGCCGGAAGAGGCGAAGC
- a CDS encoding tetratricopeptide repeat protein, protein MPPLSRIRGWKRLTTLFALVAAAALLGAALPVLAGDQQPAPPPPSKPEKVTLPHRYEYRFGDNPFLPSQALSATGTFIPAKKFPTAQWCAKCHQEVHQQWRESAHGNSFRPPWYLKNVQMLIDTKGIEYTRHCEGCHNPIALFSGALTKAAKVDRGFDTDGITCMVCHSIERLQNTSGTGSYVMGVPAVMLNEDGSPREKVDYDDILARPDLHKRAVMKDFYRTSEFCAACHKAAVPKILNDYKWQRAFSVYDEWQQSSWSRQSPLPFYKKTEVSTCQTCHMKPGDVGDYAAAGIAGKKQAASHRFLGANTAIPTLFEFPDQLRALTKFLQDDLFGIDVFAIQKNGTPVQTIAPLGTESFRLAAGDDLTVALVIQNKKIGHSYVPEQRDFYESWVQFKATDAAGKTIYESGSLKPDGFLDERAHSFTNRLISRDGKLLDRHQVWETRARAYDNTILPGRSQLVRYRFRLPESAQGPITVTATIRYRRFRRGYNNFILGKSVDYPVIDVASKSVTWNLGENAAAPAAADPMLRWNNYGIALLDQQQYLDAADAFGRVTVLKPDYADGWINLAIANISYQNYVGGQMALQRALALEPENARARYYYAMIDQAQGRLDAAAEKLRAVIAAYPRLRQARADLGFVYYQQNKFQLAREQYEALQTIDPDDLSAHYNLARIYRRLGMKKEAAVQNAYFNDRRDDPSAQSQAETWLRSHPEVSLETVPFHLHLAPSETPQTAVADQPKK, encoded by the coding sequence ATGCCGCCGCTCTCCCGAATCCGGGGTTGGAAGCGCCTCACGACGCTGTTCGCGCTCGTGGCCGCCGCCGCGCTCCTCGGCGCCGCGCTGCCCGTGCTCGCCGGCGACCAGCAACCCGCGCCGCCTCCGCCTTCCAAGCCGGAGAAGGTCACGCTCCCGCACCGCTACGAGTACCGTTTCGGCGACAACCCGTTCCTTCCCAGCCAGGCGCTCAGCGCCACCGGCACGTTCATCCCGGCCAAGAAGTTCCCGACCGCGCAGTGGTGCGCCAAGTGCCACCAGGAAGTGCACCAGCAGTGGCGCGAGTCCGCGCACGGCAATTCTTTCCGCCCGCCCTGGTACCTGAAGAACGTCCAGATGTTGATCGACACCAAGGGCATCGAGTACACGCGCCACTGCGAGGGCTGCCACAACCCCATCGCGCTCTTTTCCGGCGCGCTTACCAAGGCGGCGAAGGTGGACCGCGGCTTCGATACCGACGGCATCACCTGCATGGTCTGCCATTCCATCGAGCGCCTGCAGAACACCAGCGGCACCGGCAGCTACGTGATGGGCGTCCCCGCGGTGATGCTCAACGAAGACGGCTCGCCGCGCGAGAAGGTGGATTACGACGACATCCTCGCGCGCCCCGACCTCCACAAGCGCGCCGTGATGAAGGATTTCTATCGCACCTCGGAGTTCTGCGCCGCCTGCCACAAGGCCGCCGTCCCGAAGATCCTCAACGATTACAAGTGGCAGCGCGCCTTCAGCGTCTACGACGAGTGGCAGCAATCCTCCTGGTCGCGCCAGAGCCCGCTGCCCTTCTATAAGAAGACCGAGGTCTCGACCTGCCAGACCTGCCACATGAAGCCCGGCGACGTGGGCGACTACGCCGCCGCCGGCATCGCTGGCAAGAAGCAGGCGGCCTCGCACCGCTTTCTCGGCGCCAACACTGCCATCCCCACGCTCTTCGAGTTCCCTGACCAGCTCCGCGCCCTCACCAAGTTCCTGCAGGACGACCTGTTCGGCATCGATGTCTTCGCCATCCAGAAGAACGGCACGCCGGTCCAGACCATCGCCCCGCTCGGCACGGAGAGCTTCCGGCTCGCCGCCGGCGACGACCTCACCGTCGCCCTCGTCATCCAGAACAAGAAGATCGGCCACAGCTACGTGCCCGAGCAGCGCGACTTTTACGAATCATGGGTGCAGTTCAAGGCGACCGACGCCGCCGGCAAGACCATCTACGAGAGCGGCTCCCTCAAGCCGGACGGCTTCCTCGACGAGCGCGCCCACAGTTTCACCAACCGCCTGATCTCGCGCGACGGCAAGCTGCTCGACCGCCACCAGGTCTGGGAGACGCGCGCCCGCGCCTACGACAACACCATCCTGCCCGGCCGCAGCCAGCTCGTCCGCTACCGCTTCCGTCTCCCGGAGAGCGCGCAGGGGCCGATCACCGTCACGGCGACCATCCGCTATCGCCGCTTCCGCCGCGGCTACAACAACTTCATCCTCGGCAAGAGCGTCGACTACCCGGTCATCGACGTCGCGTCCAAGAGCGTGACCTGGAACCTGGGCGAGAACGCCGCCGCGCCCGCCGCCGCCGACCCCATGCTGCGCTGGAACAATTACGGCATCGCGCTGCTCGACCAGCAGCAGTATCTCGACGCCGCCGACGCCTTCGGCCGCGTCACCGTGCTCAAGCCCGATTACGCCGACGGTTGGATCAACCTCGCCATCGCCAACATCTCCTACCAGAACTACGTCGGCGGGCAGATGGCGCTGCAGCGCGCCCTCGCGCTCGAACCGGAGAACGCCCGCGCCAGGTACTACTACGCGATGATCGACCAGGCGCAGGGCCGCCTCGACGCCGCCGCCGAAAAACTGCGCGCCGTCATCGCAGCCTATCCCCGGCTCCGGCAGGCGCGCGCCGACCTCGGCTTCGTCTACTACCAGCAGAACAAGTTCCAGCTCGCACGCGAGCAATACGAAGCGCTGCAGACCATCGACCCTGACGACCTCAGCGCGCACTACAACCTGGCGCGCATCTACCGCCGCCTGGGGATGAAGAAGGAAGCGGCCGTGCAGAACGCCTACTTCAACGACCGCCGCGACGACCCCTCCGCGCAGTCGCAGGCCGAGACCTGGCTGCGCTCGCATCCCGAAGTCTCGCTCGAGACCGTGCCGTTCCACCTGCATCTCGCGCCCAGCGAGACGCCGCAGACCGCCGTCGCCGACCAACCCAAGAAGTAG